The Vibrio agarivorans genome window below encodes:
- a CDS encoding ABC transporter ATP-binding protein, producing MKDVAALDIKDLHKTFGQNEVLKGISLEAHKGDVISIIGSSGSGKSTFLRCINLLETPTAGEIWVNGELIQMKQNRAGESLPVNEKQVQRIRSRLAMVFQSFNLWSHMTVLENVIEAPVHVLGVPKAQAIENAELILKKVGLWERKDYYPGHLSGGQQQRAAIARALAVDPEVMLFDEPTSALDPELVGEVLGVMRDLAEEGRTMLVVTHEMAFARDVSNHVMFLHQGKVEEQGDPAKLFTNPESERLQQFISSIY from the coding sequence ATGAAAGATGTCGCCGCGCTAGATATTAAAGATCTACACAAAACCTTTGGCCAAAATGAAGTACTGAAAGGGATCTCCCTTGAAGCGCACAAAGGTGACGTGATCTCCATCATCGGCTCCTCTGGTTCTGGTAAAAGTACCTTCCTTCGTTGTATCAACCTTCTTGAAACGCCAACCGCGGGTGAGATTTGGGTCAATGGTGAATTGATTCAAATGAAACAGAACCGCGCTGGTGAGTCCTTACCAGTCAATGAAAAACAAGTTCAACGTATCCGCTCTCGCCTAGCAATGGTGTTCCAAAGCTTCAATCTATGGTCGCACATGACCGTACTTGAAAACGTCATCGAAGCACCTGTACATGTTCTTGGTGTACCAAAAGCACAAGCGATCGAAAATGCAGAGCTTATCTTAAAAAAGGTAGGCTTGTGGGAGCGTAAAGATTACTACCCTGGTCACTTATCGGGGGGGCAACAGCAACGTGCGGCCATTGCCCGTGCACTGGCTGTTGACCCAGAAGTGATGCTGTTTGATGAACCCACCTCAGCGCTTGACCCGGAACTTGTTGGCGAAGTATTAGGTGTAATGCGTGACCTTGCAGAAGAGGGGCGTACCATGCTGGTGGTGACCCATGAAATGGCATTCGCTCGTGATGTGTCCAACCATGTGATGTTCCTTCATCAAGGCAAAGTGGAAGAGCAGGGAGATCCAGCTAAGCTATTTACGAACCCTGAATCAGAACGATTACAGCAGTTTATTTCATCTATTTATTAA